One genomic segment of Alphaproteobacteria bacterium HT1-32 includes these proteins:
- a CDS encoding DUF4863 family protein has protein sequence MQREEFTEILTPVIDTVKGSEWNTTLETELNSRFPADGKVVQAITTACHAAIEDGWMCRHGEAPLKYGRVIKPGDATAGMSVDVVDMTDIAGPRHTHPNGEVCLTMPVDSSATFDGAGAGWSVNTPGSAHRPTVKDGRALVLYLLPDGAIDFG, from the coding sequence ATGCAGCGCGAGGAATTCACCGAAATTCTGACACCCGTGATTGATACCGTGAAGGGATCAGAATGGAACACCACTCTTGAAACCGAGCTGAACAGCCGTTTTCCGGCTGATGGCAAGGTTGTTCAGGCCATCACCACCGCCTGTCATGCAGCCATTGAAGATGGCTGGATGTGCCGGCATGGAGAAGCGCCGCTGAAATATGGCCGGGTTATCAAGCCCGGTGACGCAACCGCTGGTATGAGCGTGGATGTCGTCGACATGACCGATATCGCCGGACCGCGCCACACCCACCCCAATGGCGAAGTCTGCCTGACCATGCCCGTCGACAGCAGCGCCACCTTTGACGGAGCCGGGGCCGGCTGGTCCGTCAACACACCCGGGAGCGCCCATCGCCCGACCGTTAAAGATGGCCGCGCTCTTGTGCTCTATCTGCTGCCCGATGGTGCCATTGATTTTGGCTGA